The genomic stretch ATGGCGGTTTGACTGAAACGatctatatgacattttaaacgtCTCGACTTTTTGAGCGCGTATATTGTTGACAACAATAAGGAAACTTTGTTTGTAccgatattattgactttttggttgcgtctaattatttgaataccctGAGTGTCTCTAATTATTTGACGCTGACTGTACATAAATACTACTGATATTGCTATATAATTAGTTGGATAGATCAGATGGAGATATAGGTGACCATCATCTAAAcggacattataattttttttttaatattataattactgaaATATGCCTATATAGCCCAGGCAACTTACACAATGAAGCTCGTTTGGTTGAATTTGGCTTTTCAGCTTCACAGTCTGATTTTTTATAGCAGTTTCAAAGAGTACGTGTTGCAAGCTGTAAGCCACTCGATATCAGTAAATCCTCATTGGTATTATCCCTTATTGTTTCTgaacaaaaaactattttcacCTTCAtcgctttttaaaaataagggcTATTCGCGTTAATTCTATATtgacacaaattattattatggttGCAATGGCTGGGTTTCTAGCCGGTTTTcaagtagaatctacattccggtgcattaaatttaatgtattcatAAGTTGATGATTCATAAGTGCTAATAAGAAATCCTGTTGATGACACGGCGGTGATTTCTCGAACATGTTCATTCGAGTCACTAAGCCATTAGCGTCTTGGAAATGTATCCCTTTACagattacatattaattattttgtaacttcAATTGGTTTTCAATGTCATTGTTTAGCTTATTTAGCTAATAGTTTAACTAAGTAATTTgaacctgtagttacactggtacCCTTCTACTTGGAAGACGACTATACCTACTTGTTTGACGTTAGAATATCTGTAACTTACCCATATGAACATGCAAAGAGCTCTATCATCCAGCAAAATTTTTGAAACACAATTATTAATCAATGCACAATCTCCAGTTTCAATTCACATATTCTTATATAATCCCTTGTCTACATTGTCCTTCCAGGCATAGGCAATTACAAGGTATATGCAGTCTGCTACATCGTATACACCACAATGTATTTTTCCTCTTTCCAAAAGATAATTCGAagattttaatctataaaaattCTCCTGTAACGCTGTTTGTTGCTATACAAATGTTAGAagatataaataactattttccGAGTATGTTTTGAGGACACTAAAGCTTCATTGGGATTAAATGAAGAGATGTCGAAATAACATCATCTGATCGATCACTTTCCATGGCGTTGATCTAAAGATGACTTATCTTTCATTGAGAACCAGCTTTCACCGGCAGTTTTTCTCAACCGATACGGACAAGGAACCTTTAAAGATTAAGCCAAAAACGTTTTGGCTGGCAACATACTTCACAAATTTCCAGTGTTGCAAATTGTTCTTGTGCAGTTGTAGTTACTTTCAATCATAAGGATGAGGATGTTCacagtcacataaaataatatgataaaatgatGTATGGGATATTTATTGgtgcataaaataaaacaaattccgtatatataattttatactttattggtTTTTGCAAAGGTACAGAAATACAACTGAATAACATTGCCCGTATccaattaatgatataaatataatacaccaATGTACGCACGTGGTTagcaccattttttttatttttttcttttttacaaacgaactataataacctaaaaaaattgaatgtaataatgagattaaaaaaaaatacggtcTTTTGATAATAATTCATATGTAACTAAcacttaaaactattattagttttaacATTAGATACATTGATCACACAATTCTACATCTAACGTGTAAATAATAACTGAAAAATTACAACATTTCTAGACGAACGCACGAGCGCCCCGAGTCGCAACGCTACACGAGGCATTTGGTCCGGCTCCAACGACGTCCGATTTAACTCTAAACGTTAATCCACGTGAAATCTCGAAATGGATACAGTCTTTGGTTAGGACAGAGAAGATTTAGAAagcttacatttaaattatatcacaaGCATATATATTAGCAAACATCAGTCAAACTTACTAAATCtttatgcatttataaataaaaacaaaaccaaattatGCAACTggcaacaatatattaaattgttcttaaaattaataattattttcataattatgcaacataataatttgttacgTTTATTACCATAGACGATAAAAatctatgttaatttttaaactacCGAGTAAAGCGAAGGTAGAAAGGCAAAGGAGCTAGGTTGTTACGGCCTAGAGAAATGGCAAACACTACGTTAGCGAAGAGAAACGACAAAGGCTTACAATGCACCAAGTACTATGCGAAGACCGTACAGTAATGTACACCGTTAATTTGTCAACAACTACTTATATTACACGTACTCTTTAATACTTTTAGGCATATAATGCTCATTAAATCAACCTTAAATTAGGTACAATTACATCTAGATTCGTATTCTCACAgtgttgataaatatttaaaaaggaaaCAGTGTGAGAAAACGACGGCCGCACTAAGGCACTGTTTCATAAGATGAGCTTATGGCAGCGACTGCCTACGACGCGATGCTAAAGTGTCATCGACCCCGACTAACGCAACACTACATTACAATACAACAAGAAACGAAACCAAACAATCTTAGAAATGCTTGTAACCTTTGTTTAGGCACTATACTCTCACAGACACCCTACCACTCGGCACCCCTCCTCCTAAAAcgcataattacatatatttcaacaaaatctgatatatgaaataattgttaaatactatattattacattaatacacCTTTAGGAACTTCTAATTTGACACTATACTCTTTACAAAAGTGTTTACaagtaagtatttataatagtttatagttttgctttaaataaagtaataccgAAAATTTAAGCACTCAATcacatatattaagaaaaagtgCACTTTCAACgttaaatatacttttgatttaataaacagaaatatcttaaaaatacgTCTAGACTCAAACAACGACATAACCTAAAAAGCCACAATATAATTGACTCCGAGACCTCAACCTGTACGGAATATGAAACTATTACAATTTGCATACACGACGACTCTATCAAGGAGATATGTACTTAACACGTCCTTAAGAGCTAATCTACAAGAATGTATAAAAGTCTTCACCGCGCGTTGACAACTCAACTACGGCTCCCTCGCGGGGCCCGGCATGCGGATGAGACTTATCCGAGCTTATACACGAGGGGGgaaatttcaacgaaatctGAACTAAGCGGTAAATAAtcatctatttaaataaaactaattataacggatgaatcgcgtatattaattatgtttaaacatcccgacgtttcgagcacttttttttttatggtataggttggcggacgagcatatgggccacctgatggtaagtgctcaccatcacccatagacaatgacgctgtgagaaatattaactattccttacatcgtcactgcgccaccaaccttgggaactaagatattatgtcccttgtgcctgtagttacactggctcactcacccttcaaaccggaacacaacaatactgactactgttatttggcggtagaataactgatgagtgggtggtacctacctagacgggctcgcacaaagccctaccatcactttgcagtgttcgtggtcacgggtagacttaatatacgcgattcgtccgttataattagttttatttaaatgtgtaataatcgcgaaaatttaagacaacaataaTCATCTATCTCAAAAAGATCTTACTCGCAAAGCTCAAGACGCGGTCGCCTACTTGGAGGAGGGGTAGTTACTCCTCCAAGTAGGCGGCTGCGTAATACGTCTAGACTCAAACAACGACATAACCTAAAAAGCCACAATATAATTGACTCCGAGACCTCAACCTGTACGGAATATGAAACTATTACAATTTGCATACACGACGACTCTATCAAGAATCTACTAGCAAAGCTCAAGACGCGGGTGCCTACTTGGAGGAGGGGTAGTAGTAGAGCACGGCGCAGCCCGGCAGCTGCCAGCGCGACGCGTGCAGCTCGATGAGCTGCAGCAGCGTGCGGCGGATGGAGGGCGCGGCCGCCGTGTTGATGAACGCGTCGCGCACGCCCGTCAGCAGGCGCTCCAGGTCGCCCGGCAGCTGCGTCTCCAGGTCGCGCCCGATGTACGTCAGCACGAAGAACAGGTTCTCCGTCTGGAAACGACGCACAATATCTCACTCATTTTGCAATCAAAATATGAGAAAGACTAGAATTTCGTGTAAAAAGTTAGTGTTATAAAGAACCTCTTCACCCGATGTACGTCAGCACGAAGAACAGGTTCTCCGTCTGGAAGCGACGCAGAACATCTTATTCATTTCGCAATCGAAATATAAGAAAGACTAGAATTTCGTGTAAAAAAGTTAGTGTTATAAAGAACCTCTTCAACAATGCCATTCTGTCggataaaaattacattaacaaTGCGTAAACCGATGTACCTTTCAGACACATAAAAATGGtgtctttaaatattatgttcctCCACTGTAAAGATCTGTTCTGGCACGTCAATTAATGGGGTAACATACTGGCACTtttctttcttataaaattgCGCTTAGAGTTCAGCAATAGACTTAATGATTATTTGTAACAGATACACAATGAAACGGTTTTTCCGTCGATTTAGTATAGCATAATCTGTAGTAAGTAAGCAAGTAAGTATTTCAAAAGCCTTAAATCCAATATAATTTGTCAAAATTAACACGTTTTTTGCCCTCACATTAAATCTAATTTATACCCGCAAAAAAGTTGTCGatcattttggtgacgtcataTTGGTAAAAACAACAGTCGCGTTAATACGACCGGGACTCACCTAACGTTAACCGCTTAAAGTATTTGTcattttttggtaaaattataGTATCTAGTATAGCAAATACTAGTTAATACTAGTTTAACTTCAGAAAGTACCCTGTTCTGCCAGtggaaaaagaaatataaatttagcgTTCGTTAGCCATATCCGTTCAATCAATGACGTAGCTACgggaggaagggccccggtgcatagaaaaataatctagcCTTAACCCCCTCTTTCctatccctctttaactaatatactaattactaaatttaaaattatagataccaaatagtgcgcagggtcgtgtttttctagctaAAGAAGCTTTatgtttagtttagagggccccctgaactccgggtccctggtgcactgcactacctggccctacgatagctacgctaCTGCGTTCAATCTAGTCGACCATccttattgttaaattaaataattacggtTATATTGGAAATATCCTCAATTAGCTAGTCACCAGCAATTATGTTGATACACGACATTAAGTCTTTAGaggatttaaatgtttattattttttatttacttcaagtAAGAAAGCAATGACTGGCAAGTGGCAACCCATTTGCCAGTCCTAGAGCTTATAGCCGACATTGAAGTAGTCATCACGGCCCATGGACTTTTACATAGCCAATACGCCATCAAAACCTAAACAGGCTTCCCCTCACTTCAAACCGTTTGGCGATAGAACATAAATGTttagtggtacctactcagacgggttCTGCGCATTTTATTTAGCTTATTCTGGAGTCCCTCAAGGGTCCATCGTGGGACCTGTATACTTCGTCATGTATAAATTACAATGAAGAATTTCTCATCGTATTACTACATCTACAAGGCTAGGATGAGCATGAGCAGTCACTGTACTCACGTCGCTGGGGGAGGGCACGGGCTGGCGGATGCAGTCCTCGCAGCACTTGCAGATGAGCGCCAGCAGCACGTGGCCGGGCGCGCTGTGGCCGCGGCGCTGGATGGCGCGGCGCCGCAGCTGGCAGTACATTTCCAGCAGGAACGACAGGAACGCCATCAGGCGCGGCCGCCCCCCGCCCACGATCGTGCCGAGCAGCTGGAAAGTGTACCAATTATAAGTACACTACGTATTTCTTTTGTTGCAACTGATATGATAATAAGGCCCAGCACACACGGCGCAACGCATTTGCTACGAAACTGCGAATTCTAGTTACTTTTGAGTTTCAGCCATAGACTCCTTTGAGAGACCGCACACGACGCAACCTGTATGAAACTGGTTGGAAACGCGTTTCAAACCAGTTGCATTGAAACCGGCGTGCAGGAAACTCGTGTTTGAGTTTCTTCGGATTTCGCGCCTTTTTCATCAACAAAATGGCTGACGATGATAATCAAAGCATTGAATTTGTGTTAGAAGTAGAAAAATatccttgtttatataattttggcTTTGGCAGGCACAAACATACGAcagttgatattaatatcaatgtaGGGATGTATCCACATAGTTCTTCTTTTACGCCTTCTCCTTTGTcgaagatataaatacataaccaCAACTTCATCACTTGAACTAGACATTTTGCAGACTTCTATTCTCTCAGAAAACCGAACTGATTGTGAGCCGTGAGGTTGCTGCGTGTGTGGAAATCGATTGAAACGAGTTTCAAACTAATAATTTCAGAAGGGTTTCGTTGCAGTTACGTTGCGGTTGCGTTGCGCCGTGTGTGCTGGGCCTAAggatttctatataatatttattttgattttactttatAGCATCGGCAGATGGACGTTCAAAGGTGCcaccacctgatgttaagtggtcaccaaagTCCACAGATATCACTAACTCAGGGAGCTGAGATGCTACCCCGTCGTGCTCAACGTTACGCTGGCTCACGTACCTTGTCGCGGTCGTGGTACCACTGCTGGCACGTGTTGAGCAGCGACTCGAGGAAGGTCTCGGTCTGCTCGCGCTCGACGACGGCGATGCAGCGGCGCGCGGCGGGCAGCGCGTAGCGCGGCGACTCCACGGCGCGCGACACCAGGTGCCCCACGGCGTCCATCAGCGTGCGCGCGCACACCGCGTTCGGGTCTGCGGGCACGCGCGCTCAGTCCCGCCGCACACCCGCCGCGCACCCGCCGCGCACCCGCCCCGCCGGCGCCGGCGGGTGGCGGCGGCGAGTTAACAAGCTTATGTTCTCGTCGCCAAACATTATTTGTTTCAATCATGAAACTCCTCAAGATTGGAGGTAAAAGTACTCTTAGTGGTGCACCATGTGACTATCCCATGTTACGaatcaattgtaataaaatattatgactcGGAAAGTGTTTAATCTCGGAGCGtttatatttcaaagaaattcaattattttctttcgACACCTTACTGCCGACTCTATTTCTgtcaagttatttatttataaaactagctTTTTCGTTgtcacatgtatttttttaaaatgagcCAATTTTAAATGAACTCTATGATATAATAACATTGACTTTTTATTCAAGACTACTCCGCTACAAAACACCGGGatccaagatgttatgtcccttgtgttaaAATACACTGGCTGTCTCATTCAAACCAGAACAAACAAGAAACaaaatagtaacaaaatatCTATCCACCCTGATGCGCCCGTACAAATCATCATCGGTAAACCCAACAACATGACATTTCGCTGATTaaagcataaaaaatatggtgCTCAAAAGCTATCCTAGGTTTCAATAGTGTGTTGCATATTTACATCGTGTCTGAGACCTTTTGTAATTTTGACATTCTTATTTGACTCCATCACCAAAGAACAGTACGTTGATGTCACTAATAAAAAGGGGACTCCAGGAAGTAACTTATTTGTAAAGACAGCCGTTTTGTGTGAACTTCTCAAATTGCGACAAGCAAATtaacaatttgaatatttattcctATGTAAAGCGAAGTGTAAATTGACCCAATATCACAGACCTGCAGTTCTACCAACCATTGCACCGCAATCCCCCACCGTGCTGGAGatgaacgaataaaaaaattaggttACACACCGTTATTCTCACCTTCCAGTGCCTTGTCAATGCACTCTTGTATCTCTGGCGGAAAGTTGCCGAGATCTCCCGCGTCCGCTGCCAGACCCAGAGCTGCCATACCACTGGCAAGAGTGTCAGCTGACGTCAGAGATTTGGATCGTTTTAATCCTGGTGCAAAGGACTGAGGCCTGACGCTCTTGCCATTGCCGTTTGTTAGGGAAGACGGTGGCGACTTCTTTTTATCGGATATCAACTGTTGAGGCTGTAGCTTGAAATGTACACGAGGGCCGCCCTGGAACGTCAAGAGTCATCATTAATATACACACAGGTGGcagtaaatattaacttttttttgcaTTACATTTCATTACATTAACTGTGACATTTTCATAGATAACTAACCTATCAAATTGTAAGTTTGAGGGTAGAAATAGAAATGTCGCTGATGTTGTTTTTGTATAGAGTTTTAACTTTTACCCTCATTCACTAATTacttttgtagtttatttttagaaataatatataatagtgacATCGGAAGAGTCCAGCGTTTAAGATACAGGCTCGGCCTAGTTTAAACGCTAGTGTTTACTAACCTCAATGTCAAcataaaatcatgtaaaattaGGTATTATAGGTTAAGACTAATGTACATTTCTTGGagtcaataaagattattattatttttttttttttttttatgtaaattttactcGGCATAATTTTGCCGGATTCAGTCGACATACACGGGCCTAGGCCAAGTGCACATCTATCTTAGAGTGGGGTATTTGATTGGTTTGGTGGGGTATTTTGGGATAGAAATTTTCTCACTATTCTGCAAGTATTTAGTATGGTAGCTTTCTGTAACTGGATGAATGTATTTTTAGGCAAATCTAAAGTTTTTAAGGACTGGTGAAGCTGTTTTGGTATGACTCCCGTTGTAGATAAGACTATTGGAACTATTACTGCGTTCTGTAGCCTCCACATCCTTATTATTTCATCTCTGAGCTCGTTATATTTGCTGAGTTTAGtggcaatttattattattattattaactttcatGACACTaagtttagtttagttataCATTTCTGAAAAGTTCATGATATTAATcctaaatttttattaagagtaTACATGTAACTAGATCAAAGAATGTCCAGTAGTAACTAAGTAGCAATGGGTGCGGGTTACGGTTACCGTGGCGTGCGGCACGTTTCCGCTGGAGGCGCTGTTGAGCAGCGCGTGCGGCGGCATCACGGGCCGGTAGTGCGGCGGCACCTGCGCGTGCAGCACGGCCGAGCGCGAGTGCTGCAGCCCCACGCTGGTGAAGCCCACGCCCACTGCCGACCTGGAGCGCCGCAGCAATAGACAGGTGATGACAaatgttataaatcaaaatcaaaataaactttgttcaagtaggcgtttacaagcacttttgaatcgtcattttacatttaagtgaagctaccaccggttcggaaagtagattctaccgagaagaaccggcaagaaactcagtagttactctttttatatataatataaaaatatataccgcTAAtacttacatacaaaataataattttgtatataagtattagcagtaaatatctatttttattactagacattattttaatgtagataaaataatattaaactaaacacccatttaagatttatttaaaaaagtggtCGTGGGAAACCTTTAGAACGAAACTGCTTTTGCTTTATATTCTGCATTATATAACAGACACAATCATCACGcaagaaaaaatatagttattaaacattccgtatgaagtaaaaaaataagcttCAATAATGAcacattaaacaatatataacagAAAGAAATAACGAGAAGAGTTAAGGTTTGCCtggggacataacatttttttcttacgaCGGCTTCTGCCAGTTTACAGTAAGTCTTGTAAAATAACTTCGTTCCAAAAACAAATGTGTGTTTCATGGCAACACAACtacaaaataagtatttgtaacaattttatccgaacatacattattttatcaacgtaattattttaagattaatattaatatttattctcaCGTTCATCGTACcactattgtattgttttaacgAGAGAACGTCGCTATCTCGATGGGATTGTCTTCGAGATAACAATCAACACAATAACTACTATCGCAGGCTACAGCGTATGTTGTCGCATTCATTTACACGACTATGTATCGAagacataacaaattaaaattcaacattTCTTAAGTTTGCTACATGACTACTTCACAGGTCAGATCGGATCAGATGTTTTAATACTTATTGCATGTTTGCAAAATCACCGagttttaatcatattaatttaaaagaaaaatcaatgaaGCATTTTAGACTCCATGGAAATTTTGTCGCAgactttaatgattattttttaatttttatcttaatttcgGATTTGATTTATCAGCCTAATAAGAAAATGTAGTAGGTACGTATGTGTGTAAGACACTTAAAACATCCCATGAGACCTACAATAACATCAATTGGTTGAAAATTTTCAACCAAAACTCGTTAATTAAAGCActcgttttaattaaacttttaatgaaaGCACTCAAAGCAGTTGTATTCGTATTGTGAATACAAAAAGATTGATCtatacttatatcataaatacgAAACTATCTGTTTCAGAGTAATGTAACAATCGATTGCTTTGTTTTAAATGCTTTCAAAGGTGTATAACACTGTAATAGCCTACACTATTGGTAATCTTgtcttaatgtttattttgttaagatGCCGGTGGTGTTTttgatatcaataaataaataaaatatttaataaaatatttaataaataataaatatttaataacgctatatagcaatataaaatatatttatattgctttgCTAGTTTTATAGATTGTTTACtcagtaataaatttatatcattgcATTTTATTCCAtctaagtatattaatattataaatgtgaaaacaaCTCTTTCTGTCtctctgtcgctttttcactaccaaatcgctgaatcgaatttgacgaaatttggaatgaaggaaacttgaaatccaagtaaggacataggcttttttgccTCActcatgacaatcaacaccctaaaacgaagCCTCGGATGATTATGTACTATTTACGTCAATTTGTTTGATGGTTTTACAAAATGAATCcgattaaataatcaattaaccAATCAAACAGTACACAGTTGTTATGGTTCCTGCAACCATATAACGAACGTGACGCCAGTCGGTTACGCTTGCCAACTGCTTGCAAGCTAATTAATTATTCGACggcaacaatatattaatacggCGAACAATGGACTACGTGCATTCGCCCTTTCGGCGATACTAATGGTAATCCGAAACGAGGTTCGGCGCTTTGATATCGCTTCATACCTACTAAAGAAACGATTCATTTCAAATACGGAGCATTACAGAATgacgtttaaaatttttatatgtaataggtCGTCTACCTTATTAGTATTATTCTTAGCTAGTCGgacaaattaaacaataattaacggCGTGGTCATTAGCGCAGTAAGGCTATATCACATCAATACGCGTCCAACGCTGGAgttaagatgtcatgtcccttaagcctgtagctacactggcttaCGCATCTAGGCTACTATTTCCGTTTTGCTTTCTGTTCTGTTCGATGCTGGATTATTTTTGCTTACTGATAATATAATTGTCTACGAATAATTCATGTCGCACAAAATTGCTTTAAATGTTTGACGCAAGTACTTATATGACTAGATTAGCTGTTCATAACTAAAAAACGATTCGTTAATAAGAACCGCCTGTTAGGGAATTGAATTGGCTGGAAACAACAGCTTAATTATTCCTGATTAATTGGCGTTCCAGTCGACCGtactaataaaatcataatctgaaggtgcaagatAAGTCAAATTACATGTACATGTATTCTCATTGTATATCCATTATAATCATACAAATCAAAAACAACAGGAAGTTAAGTAGACAATACGATTATTATAAAGGTATGCTCATCACACGTTAGTTCGACGATTAAGGATAT from Vanessa cardui chromosome 12, ilVanCard2.1, whole genome shotgun sequence encodes the following:
- the LOC124534062 gene encoding CBP80/20-dependent translation initiation factor isoform X1, with the protein product MQTQMGGDLQRSYRVQDFASPGVIMRERSFIRPQSHHNMHHNQFPNNGKRRSMILTNAKGKPTLEIYRPPGVRTDGVATTTAANTATTPSAHGSANKLNVHAKEFTMAKPADLHNRSAVGVGFTSVGLQHSRSAVLHAQVPPHYRPVMPPHALLNSASSGNVPHATGGPRVHFKLQPQQLISDKKKSPPSSLTNGNGKSVRPQSFAPGLKRSKSLTSADTLASGMAALGLAADAGDLGNFPPEIQECIDKALEGENNDPNAVCARTLMDAVGHLVSRAVESPRYALPAARRCIAVVEREQTETFLESLLNTCQQWYHDRDKLLGTIVGGGRPRLMAFLSFLLEMYCQLRRRAIQRRGHSAPGHVLLALICKCCEDCIRQPVPSPSDTENLFFVLTYIGRDLETQLPGDLERLLTGVRDAFINTAAAPSIRRTLLQLIELHASRWQLPGCAVLYYYPSSK
- the LOC124534062 gene encoding CBP80/20-dependent translation initiation factor isoform X3, which translates into the protein MQTQMGGDLQRSYRVQDFASPGVIMRERSFIRPQSHHNMHHNQFPNNGKRRSMILTNAKGKPTLEIYRPPDGVATTTAANTATTPSAHGSANKLNVHAKEFTMAKPADLHNRSAVGVGFTSVGLQHSRSAVLHAQVPPHYRPVMPPHALLNSASSGNVPHATGGPRVHFKLQPQQLISDKKKSPPSSLTNGNGKSVRPQSFAPGLKRSKSLTSADTLASGMAALGLAADAGDLGNFPPEIQECIDKALEGENNDPNAVCARTLMDAVGHLVSRAVESPRYALPAARRCIAVVEREQTETFLESLLNTCQQWYHDRDKLLGTIVGGGRPRLMAFLSFLLEMYCQLRRRAIQRRGHSAPGHVLLALICKCCEDCIRQPVPSPSDTENLFFVLTYIGRDLETQLPGDLERLLTGVRDAFINTAAAPSIRRTLLQLIELHASRWQLPGCAVLYYYPSSK
- the LOC124534062 gene encoding CBP80/20-dependent translation initiation factor isoform X2; translation: MQTQMGGDLQRSYRVQDFASPGVIMRERSFIRPQSHHNMHHNQFPNNGKRRSMILTNAKGKPTLEIYRPPGVRTDGVATTTAANTATTPSAHGSANKLNVHAKEFTMAKPADLHNRSAVGVGFTSVGLQHSRSAVLHAQVPPHYRPVMPPHALLNSASSGNVPHATGGPRVHFKLQPQQLISDKKKSPPSSLTNGNGKSVRPQSFAPGLKRSKSLTSADTLASGMAALGLAADAGDLGNFPPEIQECIDKALEDPNAVCARTLMDAVGHLVSRAVESPRYALPAARRCIAVVEREQTETFLESLLNTCQQWYHDRDKLLGTIVGGGRPRLMAFLSFLLEMYCQLRRRAIQRRGHSAPGHVLLALICKCCEDCIRQPVPSPSDTENLFFVLTYIGRDLETQLPGDLERLLTGVRDAFINTAAAPSIRRTLLQLIELHASRWQLPGCAVLYYYPSSK
- the LOC124534062 gene encoding uncharacterized protein LOC124534062 isoform X4; amino-acid sequence: MQTQMGGDLQRSYRVQDFASPGVIMRERSFIRPQSHHNMHHNQFPNNGKRRSMILTNAKGKPTLEIYRPPGVRTDGVATTTAANTATTPSAHGSANKLNVHAKEFTMAKPADLHNRSAVGVGFTSVGLQHSRSAVLHAQVPPHYRPVMPPHALLNSASSGNVPHATGGPRVHFKLQPQQLISDKKKSPPSSLTNGNGKSVRPQSFAPGLKRSKSLTSADTLASGMAALGLAADAGDLGNFPPEIQECIDKALEGENNDPNAVCARTLMDAVGHLVSRAVESPRYALPAARRCIAVVEREQTETFLESLLNTCQQWYHDRDKLLGTIVGGGRPRLMAFLSFLLEMYCQLRRRAIQRRGHSAPGHVLLALICKCCEDCIRQPVPSPSDTENLFFVLTYIG